Proteins found in one Flavobacterium channae genomic segment:
- a CDS encoding XAC2610-related protein codes for MKKLTYIFIILLTASCKNALHNNFHAEKIVLTDTVATEELPEYKADTLSKISNPFLLNKLLCYWEHFFVIYHYGGLEITMKLYDYKSKKLLLKYEYQPKYEEDYDYKSVAYFDSINKRHFDDFNFDGYKDFTIYEYGSMPMTSATVIMLFNNEAKTFEHSELSAPVIEEIDSVNKILTTHEWDMENAYYKKYHFNKNGKINFIENYTYPNDTAIVHYKKIINDKIVEQRTETIKE; via the coding sequence TTGAAAAAACTCACTTACATATTTATTATTCTACTTACAGCAAGTTGTAAGAATGCTTTACACAATAATTTTCATGCGGAAAAAATTGTTCTCACAGACACTGTTGCTACCGAAGAACTTCCCGAATATAAAGCTGATACACTTTCTAAAATAAGCAACCCATTTTTGTTAAATAAACTTTTGTGTTATTGGGAACATTTTTTTGTTATTTACCATTATGGTGGTCTTGAAATTACTATGAAATTGTACGATTATAAATCAAAAAAGCTATTATTAAAATATGAGTATCAGCCAAAATATGAAGAAGACTATGATTACAAATCTGTAGCATATTTTGACAGTATAAACAAACGCCATTTTGATGATTTTAATTTTGACGGATATAAGGATTTTACAATTTATGAATATGGCAGTATGCCAATGACAAGTGCAACTGTCATAATGCTTTTCAACAATGAAGCCAAAACATTTGAACATTCTGAATTATCTGCACCAGTTATTGAAGAAATAGATAGTGTCAATAAAATTTTGACAACACACGAATGGGACATGGAAAACGCATATTATAAAAAATACCATTTCAATAAAAATGGAAAAATAAATTTTATAGAAAATTATACCTATCCAAACGATACGGCTATTGTACATTACAAAAAAATAATAAATGATAAAATAGTAGAACAAAGAACCGAAACAATAAAAGAATAA
- a CDS encoding DUF262 domain-containing protein gives MNELESLKNIFKDRIFKIPDYQRGYAWTTRQLKDFWEDLVNLPSERFHYTGLLSLKKVDRNVWANWNDERWLIEDRGFKPFHIVDGQQRLTTFVIFIQAISEQLKSIPENKDKKDEEIYLGSFSLKTIKEEYLVIERPPQFIIKTYKFGYEVDNPSFKFLRHKIFLEPNSGTIQETFYTLNLENAKRFFKENLQNYYDKYGLTEIEALFKKVTQNLMFNVYEIGDDFDVFVAFETMNNRGKKLSNLELLKNRLIYLTTLYDDKELKNDERNSLREKINDAWKEVYYQLGRNKQNPLNDDDFLVAHWIMYFQYTREKGDDYIRFLLEQKFTPQNIYAKTEVKLSSLQEFEEIREDEETDQEEVEVNGDEEVIVLRSKLSPKEIEDYVNSLKAAAVHWYNTHNPVNNSDLTSAESLWIDRLNRIGIIYFRPLVTVSFLNKDIDSKKRIQLFKAIERFIFITFRLSRAFSTYRNSEFYRAARQLRNNELSVDDIVQRLNDRMSYCFYTPEDSKESYFDYTYFQKFIDKKFKSGGGFYYWNGLRYFLYEYEMDKVRQRGSQKIDWKLFVKSEKDKVSIEHIYPQTPTHKTWKENFKDYKKSQQIFFQGTLGNLLPLSQSINSSLQNDCFDDKKNPKFNDKKEKIRQGYSDGSHSEIEVAGYDIWNPDNILDRGNKLLQFMEKRWDLKFEDDYAMAELLFLDFMFPDEETEQTETNDE, from the coding sequence ATGAACGAATTAGAATCTCTCAAAAATATATTCAAAGACAGAATTTTTAAAATTCCAGACTATCAACGTGGTTACGCTTGGACAACAAGACAACTGAAAGACTTTTGGGAAGATTTGGTTAATCTGCCTTCTGAAAGATTTCACTACACGGGACTACTTTCTTTGAAAAAAGTCGACAGAAATGTTTGGGCAAATTGGAATGACGAACGTTGGCTTATTGAAGACAGAGGATTTAAACCTTTTCACATCGTTGACGGACAACAGCGTTTGACAACATTTGTAATTTTCATTCAAGCAATTTCCGAACAACTCAAATCAATTCCAGAAAACAAAGACAAAAAGGACGAAGAAATTTATCTTGGCTCTTTCAGTTTGAAAACGATTAAAGAAGAATATTTGGTGATTGAAAGACCACCTCAATTTATTATCAAAACATACAAATTTGGCTACGAAGTAGACAATCCAAGTTTCAAGTTTTTGCGACACAAAATTTTCTTAGAACCGAACAGCGGAACTATTCAAGAAACTTTTTATACACTTAATCTTGAAAACGCAAAGCGTTTTTTCAAAGAAAACCTACAAAACTACTACGACAAATACGGTTTAACAGAAATAGAAGCGTTATTTAAAAAAGTAACGCAAAATCTAATGTTCAACGTTTACGAAATAGGCGATGATTTTGATGTATTCGTTGCATTTGAAACAATGAACAACAGAGGGAAAAAATTATCAAATTTAGAATTGCTCAAAAATCGTCTGATATATTTAACGACTTTGTATGACGACAAAGAATTAAAAAATGACGAAAGAAATTCATTAAGAGAAAAAATCAATGACGCCTGGAAAGAGGTTTATTATCAACTTGGCAGAAACAAACAAAATCCATTAAATGACGATGATTTTTTAGTGGCTCATTGGATAATGTATTTCCAATACACAAGAGAAAAAGGAGACGATTACATTAGATTTTTATTAGAGCAAAAATTTACGCCACAAAACATTTACGCAAAGACAGAAGTAAAACTTAGTTCTTTACAGGAGTTTGAAGAAATCCGAGAGGACGAAGAAACCGACCAAGAAGAAGTTGAAGTAAACGGAGATGAAGAAGTTATTGTTTTACGTTCCAAACTTTCGCCAAAAGAAATTGAAGATTATGTAAACAGTTTAAAAGCAGCCGCAGTTCATTGGTATAACACACATAATCCTGTAAACAATTCAGACTTAACATCAGCAGAAAGCCTTTGGATTGACCGACTAAACAGAATTGGTATCATTTATTTCCGACCGCTTGTTACGGTTTCGTTTTTAAATAAAGATATAGATTCTAAAAAACGTATTCAACTATTCAAAGCTATTGAACGCTTTATCTTCATCACATTTAGGCTTAGCCGAGCCTTTTCAACTTATCGGAATAGTGAGTTTTATCGTGCAGCAAGACAGTTAAGGAATAATGAATTGTCCGTTGACGATATTGTTCAAAGGCTAAACGACAGGATGAGTTATTGTTTCTACACCCCAGAGGATTCAAAAGAAAGTTACTTTGACTACACATACTTTCAAAAATTCATAGACAAGAAATTTAAAAGTGGTGGTGGTTTCTACTATTGGAATGGTCTTCGTTATTTCCTCTATGAATACGAAATGGACAAGGTTAGACAAAGAGGAAGCCAAAAAATTGACTGGAAACTTTTTGTAAAGAGTGAGAAGGACAAAGTTTCAATTGAACACATTTATCCGCAAACACCAACTCATAAAACTTGGAAAGAAAATTTCAAGGATTACAAAAAATCACAGCAAATATTTTTTCAAGGAACATTAGGAAACCTCTTGCCTCTTTCTCAAAGTATCAATTCAAGTTTACAGAATGATTGTTTTGACGACAAGAAAAATCCAAAATTCAACGACAAAAAAGAGAAAATAAGACAAGGTTATTCTGACGGCTCACATTCTGAAATTGAAGTTGCAGGTTATGACATTTGGAATCCCGACAACATTCTTGACAGAGGAAATAAATTGTTACAGTTTATGGAAAAACGTTGGGACTTAAAATTTGAGGACGACTATGCAATGGCTGAATTGCTATTCCTTGACTTTATGTTCCCGGACGAAGAAACAGAACAAACAGAAACGAATGACGAATAA
- a CDS encoding adenine-specific methyltransferase EcoRI family protein: MAKSQNKSLKNAKALKNDEFYTELSDIEKELRHYKTHFEGKTIFCNCDDPRISNFFHYFSHKFEDLGLKRLITTCYKNQERDLFSEHSSESAIWLEYNGDKNGDRVPNPEEIGIHKLKGDGDFRSQESIDLLKQADIVVTNPPFSLFREYVTQLIEFNKKFLIIGNKNAITYKESFQLIKENKMWVGVTPMSTDMLFDVPTDYSKVLTETKKEGSGYKIINGKVKARAQAIWFTNIDNRKRHEDIILYKTYLGNESEYPFYDNYDAINVDKTKDIPMDFKGVMGVPISFLDKYNPEQFEILGMASSAGYNEEVVGIPFLGDKDARPIIKGVNTFARVFIKNRRI, encoded by the coding sequence ATGGCGAAATCACAAAATAAAAGTTTAAAAAACGCAAAAGCACTAAAGAATGACGAGTTTTACACTGAACTTTCGGACATTGAAAAAGAATTAAGACACTACAAAACCCATTTTGAAGGAAAAACAATATTCTGTAATTGTGACGACCCAAGAATTAGTAATTTCTTTCATTATTTCTCTCACAAATTTGAAGACTTAGGACTAAAACGCTTAATTACAACTTGTTACAAAAACCAAGAACGTGATTTATTTAGTGAACATTCCTCTGAAAGTGCAATTTGGCTTGAATACAATGGCGACAAAAATGGTGACAGAGTTCCAAATCCAGAAGAAATTGGAATACATAAATTAAAAGGCGATGGTGATTTTAGAAGCCAAGAAAGTATTGACTTGCTGAAGCAAGCCGATATTGTTGTTACAAATCCGCCATTTTCTTTATTTCGTGAATATGTTACGCAACTTATTGAGTTTAATAAAAAGTTCTTAATAATTGGAAATAAAAACGCAATAACCTATAAGGAAAGTTTTCAATTAATTAAAGAAAATAAAATGTGGGTTGGAGTTACACCAATGAGTACTGATATGTTGTTTGACGTACCAACTGATTACTCAAAAGTTCTAACTGAAACAAAAAAAGAAGGTAGTGGCTACAAAATTATCAATGGTAAAGTTAAAGCGAGAGCTCAAGCAATATGGTTTACTAATATTGACAATAGAAAAAGACACGAGGATATTATACTATACAAAACTTATTTAGGCAATGAAAGTGAATATCCTTTTTATGACAATTATGACGCAATAAATGTAGATAAAACTAAAGATATTCCTATGGATTTCAAGGGTGTTATGGGCGTGCCAATATCATTTTTAGATAAATATAATCCTGAACAATTTGAAATTTTAGGTATGGCTTCTTCAGCAGGTTATAACGAGGAGGTTGTAGGAATACCATTTTTAGGCGACAAAGATGCAAGACCAATAATTAAAGGAGTTAACACCTTTGCACGTGTATTTATAAAGAATAGAAGAATATGA
- a CDS encoding GmrSD restriction endonuclease domain-containing protein — protein MKIELKEIKISEVANGYFNDNEEGVVGFGGLLNIRPKYQREFVYKDKQRDSVIETVQKNFPLNVMYWVKNEDDTYEVLDGQQRTISICEYVSGSFSLNSMYFNNLTDVEQNQILDYKLMVYFCEGNDKEKLDWFKTINIAGEKLTSQELRNAIYTGTWLTEAKKYFSKTGCPAYNIGSDYMTGSPIRQDYLETVISWISKDNIEQYMAENQHKPNASELWLYFTSLMNWIKVVFPKYRKEMKGINYGFLYNNYKDQNFDAKKLEEEITTLMQDEDVTKKSGIYEYVLTRNEKYLSIRAFTDKQKREAFERQKGICVKCGVEFEINEMEADHITPWHEGGKTTAENCQMLCKHDNRIKSGK, from the coding sequence ATGAAAATAGAACTTAAGGAAATAAAAATAAGCGAAGTTGCAAATGGCTATTTTAACGACAACGAAGAAGGCGTTGTTGGTTTTGGTGGCTTACTAAATATTCGTCCAAAATATCAGCGTGAATTTGTTTACAAAGACAAACAGCGAGATTCTGTAATAGAAACGGTGCAAAAGAATTTCCCATTAAATGTAATGTATTGGGTAAAAAACGAAGATGACACTTACGAAGTTTTGGACGGACAACAACGAACCATTAGTATTTGTGAATATGTTTCGGGAAGTTTTTCTTTAAATTCAATGTATTTCAACAATCTAACTGATGTAGAACAAAACCAAATTTTGGATTATAAACTTATGGTTTATTTCTGCGAAGGTAACGACAAAGAAAAATTAGATTGGTTCAAAACCATAAATATTGCAGGCGAAAAACTAACTTCACAAGAATTGCGAAACGCAATTTATACAGGAACTTGGCTAACAGAAGCTAAAAAATATTTCAGTAAAACAGGTTGTCCAGCTTACAACATTGGTAGCGATTATATGACAGGTTCGCCTATTCGACAAGATTATTTAGAAACTGTAATTAGTTGGATTAGCAAAGATAATATTGAGCAATATATGGCTGAAAACCAACACAAGCCAAATGCAAGTGAATTGTGGTTATACTTTACAAGTTTGATGAATTGGATAAAAGTCGTTTTTCCAAAATATCGCAAAGAAATGAAAGGTATCAATTATGGTTTTTTGTATAATAATTATAAAGATCAAAATTTTGACGCTAAAAAATTAGAAGAAGAAATTACGACCTTAATGCAAGACGAAGATGTAACTAAGAAGTCAGGCATTTACGAATACGTTTTGACACGAAACGAAAAGTATTTAAGCATTAGAGCATTTACAGACAAACAAAAGCGTGAAGCGTTTGAACGACAAAAGGGAATTTGTGTAAAATGTGGTGTTGAATTTGAAATTAACGAAATGGAAGCCGACCACATTACACCTTGGCACGAAGGCGGAAAAACAACAGCCGAAAATTGTCAAATGTTATGCAAACACGACAACCGAATAAAGAGTGGAAAATAA
- the xerA gene encoding site-specific tyrosine recombinase/integron integrase, whose protein sequence is MNWKAKTLLHKGTPRIAVYFEKNTELIARIKTFEDARWSPNNKYWHLPDTEANRLHFKLPLAHTLVPNAEGIASIETFKRYLLSKRYSPNTINTYSEALKSFLTFCNTKAVKDITNEDVILYNNDYILKHNLSSSYQNQIVNAIKLYFKIVKDTAIEIDKIHRPKREKVLPNVLSKEEVKAIISAPTNQKHKTMLSLIYSCGLRCGELLALQPHHIDSKRNIVLLKNSKGKKDRIVPLSPKILELLRDYYKVYKPKTFLFEGQKEGTPYDARSLQLILKQALKKTGITKPATLHWLRHSYATHLLESGTDLRYIQELLGHNSSKTTEIYTHVSTKSIQQIKSPFDDL, encoded by the coding sequence ATGAATTGGAAAGCCAAAACTTTACTACACAAAGGAACACCTAGAATTGCTGTTTATTTTGAAAAAAACACGGAATTAATTGCGCGCATTAAAACTTTTGAAGATGCAAGGTGGAGTCCAAATAACAAATACTGGCATTTACCCGATACAGAAGCTAATAGATTGCATTTTAAACTTCCATTAGCCCATACTTTAGTTCCAAATGCTGAAGGAATTGCAAGCATTGAAACATTCAAACGCTATCTTTTATCAAAGCGCTACAGCCCAAATACGATTAACACGTATAGCGAAGCTTTGAAATCGTTTTTAACTTTTTGCAACACAAAAGCCGTAAAGGACATTACTAACGAAGATGTGATTTTATACAACAATGATTATATTTTAAAGCATAATTTATCTTCTTCGTATCAAAATCAGATTGTAAATGCTATTAAACTGTATTTTAAGATTGTAAAAGACACTGCAATTGAAATTGACAAAATACATCGACCAAAACGAGAAAAAGTATTACCTAATGTTTTGAGTAAAGAAGAGGTGAAAGCAATTATTTCTGCTCCTACAAACCAAAAACACAAAACAATGTTAAGTTTAATTTATTCTTGTGGGCTAAGATGTGGTGAGTTATTAGCACTTCAACCTCATCATATTGATTCTAAAAGAAATATAGTTTTACTGAAAAATTCAAAAGGGAAAAAGGACAGAATTGTTCCGTTAAGCCCTAAAATATTAGAACTATTAAGAGACTATTATAAAGTTTACAAACCAAAGACTTTTTTATTTGAGGGGCAAAAAGAAGGAACTCCTTATGATGCAAGAAGTTTACAGCTTATATTAAAACAAGCCTTAAAAAAAACCGGTATCACAAAACCTGCTACATTACATTGGTTGAGGCATAGCTATGCTACTCATTTACTTGAAAGTGGAACTGATTTACGTTATATTCAGGAACTTTTAGGCCACAACAGTAGCAAAACCACTGAAATTTACACCCATGTAAGTACAAAAAGTATACAACAAATTAAAAGTCCATTTGATGATTTGTAA
- a CDS encoding DUF6169 family protein → MPNQYNYTYNEATSTYNFTTKNDIEYKIVFIVDESLDIASEVHIENIYQIIIEKITDKIEPFDALVSKTIENIITAFFANVQNSLIYICSENDDKAETRFNVFDRWYKNSTLESVTKVDNIINCEAEGNVYTIYTSLLYHNENPNIEYVMTAYQKIENILNDK, encoded by the coding sequence TTGCCAAACCAATATAACTATACTTACAACGAGGCGACAAGCACTTATAACTTTACAACTAAAAACGATATTGAATATAAAATTGTTTTTATCGTTGATGAGTCACTTGACATTGCCTCTGAAGTTCATATTGAAAATATTTATCAAATTATTATTGAAAAAATAACTGATAAAATTGAACCTTTTGATGCTTTGGTGTCAAAAACTATTGAAAACATAATAACTGCTTTCTTTGCAAATGTACAAAATTCTCTAATTTATATTTGTTCAGAAAATGATGATAAAGCAGAAACTCGATTCAATGTTTTCGATAGATGGTACAAAAACAGTACTTTAGAATCCGTGACCAAAGTGGATAATATTATAAACTGTGAAGCTGAAGGTAATGTTTACACAATTTACACATCGTTATTATACCACAATGAAAATCCAAATATTGAGTATGTGATGACAGCATACCAAAAAATCGAAAATATTCTAAACGACAAATAA
- a CDS encoding TlpA disulfide reductase family protein encodes MKKIVFIITTALFAIACNNLKDNEFLISGKAEGVENGKKVFIEVQTETGSLAKDTAVVKDGKFELKGITDGIDIGFVRIENEEINLPIILEEGKIEINIVKDSIHKSTLGGTPNNEKFNTFNLETKAISKKVAKFEKDNGPAMQKAQMSKDTVTINRLMKEHKKFQEEMNVYSKNFIKDNPDAFLSVLLLENFLMRQYLTPEEVKTYFAGLDKKVTETKSGKKIKTALDAMFAIVIGKPAPDFSAPSPEGKRISLKESLGKVTIIDFWASWCGPCRAENPNVVALYNEFHAQGLNIIGVSLDKDAAKWKEAIAKDGLTWAHVSNLKFWEDPIAKQYNVQSIPATFILDAKGVIVAKDLRGDELKAKVKELLGVK; translated from the coding sequence TGTTGAAAACGGAAAAAAAGTATTTATCGAAGTACAAACTGAAACTGGTTCTTTAGCTAAAGATACCGCTGTTGTAAAAGATGGAAAATTTGAATTAAAAGGAATTACCGACGGTATTGATATAGGATTTGTACGTATTGAAAATGAAGAAATAAATCTACCTATCATCTTAGAAGAAGGCAAAATTGAGATTAATATTGTTAAAGATTCTATCCATAAATCTACTTTAGGCGGAACTCCTAATAATGAAAAATTTAATACTTTTAATTTGGAGACAAAAGCTATCTCTAAAAAAGTTGCAAAATTTGAAAAAGATAATGGCCCAGCTATGCAAAAAGCTCAAATGAGCAAAGACACGGTTACCATCAACCGTTTAATGAAAGAACACAAGAAATTTCAAGAAGAAATGAACGTGTATTCTAAAAACTTCATTAAAGATAATCCAGATGCTTTCTTATCTGTTTTATTATTAGAAAACTTTTTAATGAGACAATATTTAACTCCAGAAGAAGTAAAAACTTATTTCGCTGGTTTGGATAAAAAAGTAACTGAAACTAAAAGCGGTAAAAAAATTAAAACTGCATTAGATGCAATGTTTGCTATTGTAATAGGAAAACCTGCCCCTGATTTTTCTGCTCCTTCTCCAGAAGGAAAAAGAATTTCTTTAAAAGAATCTTTAGGAAAAGTTACTATTATCGATTTCTGGGCTTCATGGTGCGGACCTTGTAGAGCTGAAAATCCTAATGTAGTAGCATTATATAATGAATTTCACGCACAAGGATTAAACATTATTGGGGTATCTTTAGATAAAGATGCAGCAAAATGGAAAGAGGCAATTGCAAAAGATGGTTTAACTTGGGCTCACGTATCAAATCTTAAATTTTGGGAAGATCCAATTGCAAAACAATATAATGTACAGTCTATTCCTGCAACTTTCATCCTAGATGCAAAAGGAGTTATCGTAGCAAAAGACCTAAGAGGCGACGAATTAAAAGCTAAAGTAAAAGAATTATTAGGTGTAAAATAA
- a CDS encoding N-6 DNA methylase, producing MSEELLQRDLQKNPEKIGKWDFYNIGATSIKNLKEYGIIRNVDYGSEEKKKVDALIVQKKNVIAVIEYKKPSEFKTEIQKQKAIEQELEVARKLDAHIIIATDTKDTIWVNVLTGNKIKDEKGNFIKEHFDPKDEKLPELIEKIKYSINELSDQIKPKELVNPTDLAKQIWQDIWSVSGATPENCLYTFVELFIFKYLSDLGVLQGIFNFNTLYSSYDGNTEDEVLETYATTIRPKIKTLFPENPIDKTTIINGTIFVSKDQKAVQGYSTVFKKVLKKFKDYGKLEHIDYDFKSQLFESFLKESISKKNWGQFFTPIKVVRAVVEMAKDDIKVGTKICDPACGVGKFLLEPIITKLDQFYEVKKGKLIPKITIHGYDKGFDKDEQKTIILAKANMLIYFSDLLKDNPTITTEFAKLFNESFILKTNSILGTLSEPVENEYDLIVTNPPYVTSGSSNLKDEIKKDGDLVNYYKINAIGVEGLFMEWIVKALKPNGKAFIIVPDGIFNRQNDKNLRQFLLDECLIDGIISLPIKTFFTTPKRTYILCLTKKADKKQIQTDPVFTYFVSEMGESRDVYRFDIDQDDLNEAITLYSFFKGNKQSFSKINTDIRCKIQPIELFKPENHWCVERWWSTEEKEVLGIKDENLKLKIDEFPTLLDEVSNSIISIKAEVEELANDANKPKFIKLAIKDIFDLKIKTNNSKFTKTYIDKNKGTIPVYSASKFPENVDYGYVKDKLEGVKYFEDCLTWNIDGSIGKVYLRQGRFSLSEKVIPLILQKKYKDNLDLLFLKYAIEMEFSKHYFGFDNKAGKGKIQEIEISIPTDKKGKFDLTLQKQLAEKFKRIEDIKKSISDELEKISSTEIDFE from the coding sequence ATGAGCGAAGAGTTATTACAAAGAGATTTACAAAAAAATCCTGAAAAAATCGGAAAATGGGATTTTTATAATATTGGTGCTACTTCAATCAAGAATCTAAAAGAATACGGAATCATAAGAAACGTTGATTATGGAAGCGAAGAAAAGAAAAAAGTTGATGCGTTAATTGTACAAAAGAAAAACGTAATTGCAGTAATTGAGTATAAAAAACCTTCTGAATTTAAAACAGAAATACAAAAACAGAAAGCAATTGAGCAAGAATTAGAAGTTGCAAGAAAGCTTGATGCTCATATAATTATCGCTACTGATACTAAAGATACTATTTGGGTAAATGTTCTAACAGGAAATAAAATAAAAGATGAAAAAGGAAATTTTATTAAAGAACATTTTGACCCAAAAGACGAAAAATTACCAGAATTAATTGAAAAAATTAAATATTCTATAAATGAATTAAGCGACCAAATTAAACCAAAAGAATTAGTTAATCCAACTGATTTAGCTAAGCAAATTTGGCAAGACATTTGGTCTGTTAGTGGAGCAACACCTGAAAATTGCTTATATACTTTTGTAGAATTATTTATTTTTAAATACTTGAGTGATTTGGGAGTTTTGCAAGGTATCTTCAACTTCAATACTTTATATTCAAGCTACGATGGAAATACAGAAGATGAAGTTTTAGAAACTTATGCAACAACTATTCGTCCAAAAATTAAAACGCTATTTCCTGAAAATCCGATAGACAAAACAACAATTATTAATGGAACTATATTTGTAAGTAAAGACCAAAAAGCTGTTCAAGGATATAGCACAGTTTTTAAAAAAGTTCTAAAAAAGTTTAAAGATTATGGAAAACTTGAACATATTGATTATGACTTTAAAAGTCAACTTTTTGAAAGTTTTTTAAAAGAAAGTATAAGCAAAAAAAATTGGGGTCAATTTTTCACACCTATAAAAGTTGTAAGAGCTGTTGTTGAAATGGCTAAAGATGATATTAAAGTTGGAACTAAAATTTGCGACCCAGCTTGTGGTGTTGGAAAATTCCTTTTAGAACCAATTATTACCAAACTTGACCAATTTTATGAAGTTAAAAAAGGTAAGCTAATTCCAAAAATAACAATACACGGTTACGACAAAGGATTTGATAAAGACGAACAAAAAACAATCATATTGGCTAAAGCCAATATGCTTATTTATTTTTCAGATTTATTAAAAGACAATCCAACTATTACTACTGAATTTGCCAAACTATTTAATGAAAGTTTTATTTTAAAAACTAATTCTATTTTAGGAACACTTTCTGAACCAGTTGAAAATGAATATGATTTAATTGTAACTAATCCGCCATATGTAACAAGTGGAAGTAGTAATTTAAAAGATGAAATAAAAAAAGATGGCGACCTTGTAAATTATTACAAAATCAATGCTATTGGTGTGGAAGGTTTATTTATGGAATGGATTGTTAAAGCTTTAAAGCCAAATGGGAAAGCATTTATTATTGTTCCTGACGGTATTTTTAATCGTCAAAATGATAAAAATTTAAGACAATTTTTACTTGACGAATGCTTAATTGATGGTATTATTTCTTTACCAATTAAAACATTTTTTACAACACCAAAAAGAACATACATACTTTGTTTAACAAAAAAAGCAGATAAAAAACAAATCCAAACTGACCCAGTTTTTACTTATTTTGTAAGTGAAATGGGAGAAAGCAGAGATGTATATAGATTTGATATTGACCAAGATGATTTGAATGAAGCAATAACATTATATTCATTTTTTAAAGGAAATAAACAAAGTTTTAGTAAAATAAATACAGATATTCGTTGTAAGATTCAGCCAATTGAACTTTTTAAACCTGAAAATCATTGGTGCGTAGAAAGATGGTGGTCAACAGAAGAAAAAGAGGTTTTAGGTATTAAAGATGAAAATCTTAAACTAAAAATTGATGAATTTCCAACTTTATTAGACGAAGTTTCAAATAGCATTATTTCTATTAAAGCTGAAGTTGAAGAATTGGCAAATGATGCAAATAAACCTAAATTTATAAAACTTGCTATAAAAGATATTTTTGATTTAAAAATCAAAACCAACAATAGTAAATTCACTAAAACATATATTGATAAAAATAAAGGAACAATTCCAGTTTATTCAGCTTCTAAATTTCCTGAAAACGTTGATTATGGTTATGTAAAAGACAAATTAGAAGGTGTAAAATATTTTGAAGACTGTTTGACTTGGAATATTGATGGTTCGATAGGGAAAGTATATTTACGTCAGGGTAGATTTTCATTGTCTGAAAAAGTAATTCCTTTAATTCTTCAAAAAAAGTATAAGGATAATTTAGATTTGCTGTTTTTGAAATATGCAATTGAAATGGAATTTAGCAAACATTACTTTGGTTTTGACAACAAAGCAGGTAAAGGTAAAATTCAAGAAATTGAAATATCAATTCCAACTGACAAAAAAGGTAAATTTGACTTAACTTTACAAAAACAATTAGCAGAAAAATTTAAACGAATAGAAGATATAAAGAAAAGCATTTCTGACGAATTAGAAAAAATATCAAGTACAGAAATTGACTTTGAATAA